One segment of Campylobacter hominis ATCC BAA-381 DNA contains the following:
- a CDS encoding bifunctional ADP-dependent NAD(P)H-hydrate dehydratase/NAD(P)H-hydrate epimerase, with protein sequence MKNLYFSSDEFDKNASENFGLSEKILMENAASKIEIEIRKKLKKHRKILALIGNGNNAADGICALRRLSGDFKCYALFLGKKSNEMLEFQMQIAKKVGVEFIHLFEISDEKYNDRSASLECNEISHEKLVKLLNSSDCIVDAVFGSGFHGDLSPQISYILYEANKTKVLKIAVDVPSGLRKNGSTANEIFKADITVTMGALKLCLYSDMAKDFVGHIKCANLGICEQNFTKNLTQDFLLTKKDLVLPCRNKQNTNKGDFGHVFVSCGDMSGAAEIAGLSAHAIGAGLVSIVSDRGLKISPLLMQKKSLNGAKIVVIGCGLGKVDINFNELTDKICVIDADMFYKDELLELLQTNKNMVLTPHPKEFGSLLKICGIGELSVSEIQNARFEFARNFSLKFPQILVLKGANTIIAYNGKLYIMPLGSSKLAKGGSGDALAGIIAGFIAQGYEILNAAINGVLAHALSVENCKKNDYSINAFDIVDGLKWLRKK encoded by the coding sequence TTGAAAAATTTATATTTTAGCAGCGATGAATTTGATAAAAATGCATCTGAAAATTTTGGGCTTAGCGAAAAAATTTTAATGGAAAATGCGGCTTCTAAAATTGAAATTGAAATTCGCAAAAAACTAAAAAAACATCGTAAAATTTTAGCATTGATAGGAAACGGAAATAATGCAGCCGACGGAATTTGCGCTTTAAGAAGATTATCCGGAGATTTTAAGTGCTATGCACTTTTTCTAGGTAAAAAATCAAACGAAATGTTGGAATTTCAAATGCAAATCGCTAAAAAAGTCGGAGTGGAATTTATACATTTATTTGAAATTTCAGATGAAAAATATAATGACAGGTCCGCTTCTTTAGAATGCAATGAAATTTCACATGAAAAATTGGTAAAATTATTAAATAGTAGCGATTGTATAGTTGATGCCGTTTTTGGAAGCGGATTTCACGGTGATTTGTCACCACAAATATCTTATATTTTATACGAAGCGAATAAAACAAAGGTTTTGAAAATCGCAGTTGATGTTCCAAGCGGTTTGCGTAAAAATGGAAGCACGGCGAATGAAATTTTTAAAGCTGATATTACAGTTACAATGGGAGCGCTCAAACTTTGCCTTTACAGTGATATGGCAAAAGATTTTGTAGGTCATATAAAATGCGCTAATTTAGGCATTTGCGAGCAAAATTTTACAAAAAATTTAACGCAGGATTTTTTACTGACAAAAAAAGATCTGGTATTACCATGCAGAAACAAACAAAATACTAACAAAGGAGATTTCGGACATGTTTTTGTTAGCTGCGGCGATATGAGCGGAGCGGCTGAAATTGCAGGACTTTCGGCACATGCAATAGGCGCAGGACTTGTTAGTATTGTTAGCGATAGAGGGCTTAAAATTTCACCGCTTCTTATGCAAAAAAAATCTTTAAATGGTGCTAAAATCGTAGTTATCGGTTGCGGGTTAGGAAAAGTTGACATAAATTTTAATGAGTTGACGGATAAAATTTGTGTTATTGATGCAGATATGTTTTATAAAGATGAACTTTTGGAACTTTTACAAACAAACAAAAATATGGTATTAACGCCACATCCAAAAGAATTCGGATCGCTTCTTAAAATTTGCGGAATCGGCGAACTCAGTGTGAGCGAAATTCAAAATGCCCGTTTTGAGTTTGCCAGAAATTTCAGTCTTAAATTTCCTCAAATTTTAGTTTTAAAAGGTGCAAATACAATAATAGCGTATAACGGAAAACTTTATATAATGCCTCTTGGAAGTTCAAAACTTGCAAAAGGTGGAAGCGGAGACGCGTTAGCAGGCATAATAGCAGGATTTATAGCGCAAGGTTATGAGATATTAAATGCCGCTATTAACGGTGTTTTGGCTCATGCATTAAGTGTTGAAAATTGTAAAAAAAACGATTATTCAATAAACGCATTTGATATTGTGGATGGTTTAAAATGGTTACGAAAAAAATAG
- the purN gene encoding phosphoribosylglycinamide formyltransferase: protein MVTKKIAVLFSGSGTNLEAILQKLHGKIFGDIKIEVVMTLTNKPDAGGIVKAAKYGLTSVVMDNKKFASREEFDAALVDEIKKYDVDLVVLAGFMRILTPIFTENLRAINLHPAILPLFKGAHAIEESYKSDMQVGGITVHWVSAELDGGKIIAQKTFSRKNRTFEEWEAKIHKLEHKLLPKTIVEILKKDQ from the coding sequence ATGGTTACGAAAAAAATAGCAGTGCTTTTTAGCGGTAGCGGAACAAATTTGGAAGCGATTTTACAAAAGCTTCACGGTAAAATTTTTGGAGATATAAAAATTGAAGTTGTAATGACACTAACTAACAAACCGGATGCCGGCGGTATAGTAAAAGCCGCAAAATATGGACTAACAAGTGTTGTTATGGACAATAAAAAATTTGCAAGCAGAGAAGAGTTTGATGCCGCTTTGGTTGATGAAATAAAAAAATATGATGTTGATTTAGTCGTTTTGGCAGGATTTATGAGAATTCTTACGCCTATTTTTACTGAAAATTTGCGCGCTATAAATTTACATCCTGCGATTTTGCCACTTTTTAAGGGCGCACACGCAATCGAAGAAAGTTATAAAAGCGATATGCAAGTTGGTGGAATTACAGTGCATTGGGTTTCAGCCGAACTTGACGGCGGAAAAATAATCGCCCAAAAAACTTTTTCACGTAAAAATCGCACGTTTGAAGAATGGGAAGCCAAAATTCATAAACTTGAGCACAAATTGTTACCAAAAACTATTGTTGAAATTCTGAAAAAAGATCAATAA
- a CDS encoding hemolysin family protein produces MLILAFVFILLNAFFVLSEFSIVKVRKTRLEELVKDKIPNAKLALDMSNKLDTYLSATQLGITLSSLALGWIGEPAVAWFIEKPMVAIFHMNEVAIHSIAFIVAFTLITLLHVVIGELVPKSIAIAKAEKAALFVSKPLHIFWIIFSPVIKIFDLLSIGILKLIGIKRAKDSDLKHSEEEIKIIASESLKGGVLDSLETEIIKNAVDFSDTVAKEIMTPRKELICLNKQKSFDENYKIILESKFTRFPYIDGNKDNVLGMIHIRDILGQKDIKNFDQIMRKILIVPENSSIAKILPMMNKERLFAAVVIDEYGGTAGFITMEDIVEEIFGDINDEHDENQPIYKKLGENIFEFRGRSEIEVVEDIMNISFDDETEQMTIGGYVFNLLGCLPIVGDKIEDENCIYEVLKMDGRSIYSLKVIKKEVHATNKDKIDE; encoded by the coding sequence ATGTTGATTCTAGCTTTCGTTTTTATACTTTTAAACGCATTTTTTGTTTTATCTGAATTTTCAATTGTAAAAGTCAGAAAAACTCGCCTCGAAGAACTTGTCAAAGACAAAATTCCCAATGCGAAACTGGCTCTTGATATGTCAAATAAACTTGATACTTATTTAAGCGCCACGCAACTTGGCATAACGCTTAGTTCTCTTGCTCTTGGATGGATTGGAGAACCGGCGGTGGCTTGGTTTATTGAAAAGCCGATGGTTGCGATATTTCATATGAATGAAGTGGCTATTCATTCGATAGCTTTTATTGTAGCTTTTACGCTTATTACCCTTTTACATGTCGTAATCGGTGAATTGGTTCCAAAATCAATCGCAATTGCAAAGGCTGAAAAAGCTGCACTTTTTGTATCAAAACCGCTTCATATTTTTTGGATAATTTTTTCACCCGTTATTAAAATTTTTGATCTTTTATCTATCGGAATTTTAAAACTTATAGGCATAAAACGTGCCAAAGATAGCGATTTAAAGCATTCGGAAGAAGAAATCAAAATAATTGCAAGTGAGAGTTTAAAAGGCGGAGTGCTTGATTCGCTGGAAACCGAAATTATAAAAAATGCGGTTGATTTCAGCGATACCGTAGCAAAAGAAATAATGACACCAAGAAAAGAACTTATATGTTTGAATAAACAAAAAAGTTTTGATGAAAATTATAAAATCATATTGGAATCAAAATTTACAAGATTTCCTTATATAGATGGAAATAAAGATAATGTCCTTGGAATGATTCACATAAGAGATATTTTAGGACAAAAAGACATTAAAAATTTTGATCAGATAATGCGAAAAATTTTGATTGTTCCGGAAAACAGTTCTATTGCTAAAATTTTACCGATGATGAATAAAGAAAGACTTTTTGCTGCAGTAGTAATTGATGAATACGGCGGAACGGCGGGATTTATCACTATGGAAGATATTGTGGAAGAAATTTTCGGTGATATAAATGATGAACACGACGAAAACCAACCAATTTACAAAAAACTTGGTGAAAATATATTTGAATTTCGTGGCAGAAGTGAAATAGAAGTAGTTGAAGACATAATGAATATCAGCTTCGATGATGAGACGGAGCAAATGACAATAGGCGGATATGTTTTTAATCTTTTGGGTTGCTTGCCGATAGTAGGAGACAAAATCGAAGACGAAAACTGTATATATGAAGTTTTAAAAATGGATGGCAGATCTATTTATAGTTTAAAAGTAATAAAAAAAGAAGTTCATGCTACGAATAAAGATAAAATAGATGAATAA
- a CDS encoding fumarate hydratase, producing MREIKYDDIVEAVANLCKQACCIVTPDMKEAFRSAAVKEISPLGKDIISKIIQNGKIAEEKHMPICQDTGMSVVFLEVGQDVHVIGGYIEDAINDGIAKGYTEGYLRKSVVNEPIYERKNTGDNTPAVINTRIIKGDKIRIKVAPKGFGSENKSMLKMLVPADGLEGVKKLFLEAVKYAGPNSCPPLVIGVGIGGTMDKAALLAKIAAVREVDSKNPDPRYAKLEDELLELANKTGVGPQGLGGITTALKVNVEWYPTHIAGLPVAININCHAARHASIEL from the coding sequence ATGAGAGAAATCAAATATGATGATATCGTTGAAGCTGTGGCAAATCTTTGTAAACAGGCGTGCTGTATTGTAACGCCTGATATGAAAGAGGCATTCAGAAGTGCTGCTGTAAAAGAAATTTCACCGCTTGGAAAAGACATAATATCCAAAATAATACAAAACGGTAAAATAGCCGAAGAAAAACATATGCCGATTTGTCAAGACACCGGAATGAGTGTCGTATTTTTGGAAGTGGGCCAAGATGTTCATGTGATTGGCGGATACATAGAAGATGCAATAAATGACGGTATAGCAAAAGGTTACACGGAAGGTTATTTGAGAAAATCTGTCGTAAACGAACCTATTTATGAGCGTAAAAATACAGGAGACAATACTCCTGCTGTAATAAATACAAGAATTATAAAAGGCGATAAAATTAGAATTAAGGTTGCACCAAAAGGTTTTGGCAGTGAAAATAAATCTATGCTAAAAATGCTTGTTCCTGCAGATGGCCTGGAAGGTGTAAAAAAACTGTTTTTGGAAGCCGTAAAATATGCAGGACCAAATTCTTGTCCGCCTTTAGTAATCGGTGTGGGAATCGGAGGAACTATGGATAAAGCGGCGCTTTTAGCTAAAATTGCCGCAGTGCGTGAAGTAGATAGTAAAAATCCGGATCCTAGATATGCAAAACTTGAAGACGAACTTCTTGAACTTGCAAACAAAACCGGTGTTGGGCCTCAAGGACTTGGCGGAATTACAACCGCGCTTAAAGTAAATGTAGAATGGTACCCTACTCACATAGCAGGACTTCCTGTAGCTATAAATATCAATTGCCACGCAGCAAGACATGCCTCAATAGAGCTTTAA
- a CDS encoding Fe-S-containing hydro-lyase has protein sequence MSEVKHIKAPFDKEVVKTLKAGDNVLITGTLIVARDAAHKAITEALARGVKLPVDFTNETIYYMGPTPAKPGQAVGSAGPTTSGRMDKYTKTMIEVGKISGMIGKGYRSKEVIDSMIKNCVVYMVAIGGAGALISQSIKKYEILAYPELGPEALARITVENFPAIIAIDSQGNNFYKVGQALYKKI, from the coding sequence ATGTCAGAAGTAAAACATATAAAAGCACCGTTTGACAAAGAAGTAGTAAAAACTCTAAAAGCAGGAGATAATGTTTTAATCACTGGCACGCTTATAGTAGCTCGCGATGCCGCCCACAAAGCTATTACGGAAGCACTTGCAAGAGGTGTAAAATTGCCCGTTGATTTTACAAACGAAACTATTTATTATATGGGTCCTACTCCTGCCAAACCTGGGCAGGCAGTAGGATCCGCCGGACCTACTACAAGCGGCAGAATGGATAAATACACTAAAACAATGATTGAAGTCGGTAAAATAAGCGGAATGATTGGAAAAGGTTATCGAAGCAAAGAAGTTATCGATTCTATGATTAAAAATTGCGTTGTTTATATGGTTGCAATCGGTGGAGCCGGCGCTTTAATCAGTCAAAGTATTAAAAAATATGAGATTTTGGCTTATCCTGAGCTTGGTCCTGAGGCACTCGCGCGCATAACGGTAGAAAATTTTCCTGCAATTATCGCTATAGATTCGCAGGGGAATAATTTTTACAAAGTAGGGCAGGCGCTTTATAAAAAGATTTGA
- a CDS encoding TerC family protein, with protein sequence MFEWMYSPEAWISLATLTGLEIVLGIDNIIFIAILCGKLPVQQRAKARVLGLGLAMITRILLLLSIVWIMSLTKPLFSVFSQTFSGRDLVLITGGLFLLAKSTSEIHGDIVGEENKINAKTHSFFVTLIQIAILDIVFSLDSVITAVGMAEHLPVMILAVVVAVIIMMFASGVIAKFVDENPTIKILALSFLILVGVSLIGDGFKFHIPKGYIYFSMAFSLGVELINIKLRSKTRKAS encoded by the coding sequence ATGTTTGAGTGGATGTATTCGCCTGAAGCGTGGATTAGTCTGGCTACGCTTACCGGTTTGGAAATCGTTTTAGGAATTGATAATATCATATTTATTGCGATTTTATGCGGAAAATTACCTGTGCAACAAAGAGCCAAAGCGCGCGTGCTCGGTCTTGGTCTTGCTATGATTACCAGAATTTTATTGCTTTTAAGTATAGTTTGGATTATGAGTCTTACAAAACCTTTGTTTTCCGTATTTTCACAAACATTCAGCGGACGTGATTTAGTGCTTATAACAGGCGGGCTTTTTTTGTTGGCTAAATCTACAAGTGAAATTCACGGAGATATTGTAGGCGAAGAAAACAAAATAAATGCAAAAACTCATAGTTTTTTTGTCACACTTATTCAAATTGCCATTTTAGATATCGTTTTTTCGCTTGATAGTGTAATTACAGCTGTCGGTATGGCCGAGCATTTGCCGGTAATGATTTTAGCGGTTGTTGTAGCTGTAATTATAATGATGTTTGCAAGCGGTGTGATAGCTAAATTTGTAGATGAAAATCCGACTATAAAAATTCTGGCGCTTTCATTTTTGATATTGGTCGGTGTTTCGCTAATAGGCGACGGATTTAAGTTTCACATACCGAAAGGTTATATATATTTTTCAATGGCATTTTCGCTTGGTGTGGAGCTTATAAACATCAAATTGCGTAGCAAAACACGCAAAGCAAGTTAA
- the hemJ gene encoding protoporphyrinogen oxidase HemJ translates to MSVDAYLWFKFLHFAAFISWMAVLFYLPRLYVYHAENIDNKDFVIRVKYMEKMLFHAIGWIAMGLTIFSAIMLIIAKPGLLKEGYFHLKMTAGALMIAYHFWLFYYLKKFEKDECKKSGKYFRALNEIPTVLMFVILYAMLIMPFKM, encoded by the coding sequence ATGAGTGTTGATGCATATTTATGGTTTAAATTTTTGCATTTTGCGGCTTTTATTTCGTGGATGGCGGTGCTTTTTTACCTTCCTCGCCTTTATGTTTATCACGCCGAAAATATTGACAATAAAGATTTCGTAATTCGCGTAAAATATATGGAAAAAATGCTTTTTCACGCAATCGGCTGGATTGCCATGGGATTAACCATTTTTAGCGCGATTATGCTTATAATAGCAAAACCGGGGCTTTTAAAAGAAGGATATTTTCATCTTAAAATGACAGCCGGTGCACTTATGATAGCTTATCATTTTTGGCTTTTTTATTATCTTAAAAAATTTGAAAAAGATGAATGTAAAAAAAGCGGTAAATATTTTCGCGCTTTAAATGAAATTCCTACCGTTTTGATGTTTGTAATACTTTACGCGATGCTTATTATGCCTTTTAAAATGTAA
- the nhaA gene encoding Na+/H+ antiporter NhaA, with protein sequence MRISIKKILDNESTAGIFLLAAAVFALIFSNVGFLHDIYRHFLELPIVIGVSDYKLDKPLEFWVNDALMAIFFFSIGLELKRERIEGQLRHFSQVFLPSFAAIGGVIFPAVIFAVINFSDSHALRGWAIPTATDIAFAVGVMALLGRRIPTSLKIFVLTLAIMDDLCAIVIIALFYSTALNFTYLGLAFVCFLVLLVMCKLKIPQKIPFVIMSILLWIFVLHSGIHATIAGVAAGFCIPINTSRGNSMLKEMESSLGYFVNYVVLPLFAFANAGVDMRGMQISYLFGPVPLGVMLGLFLGKQLGIFTFSWFLIKMNIVGMPDRANFKQLYAVAIICGIGFTMALFVDNLSYGGSDLYHHTDKLAILLGSIISGVVGYFVAKAVGNKPKKGIKNEYN encoded by the coding sequence TTGCGTATTTCAATTAAAAAAATTTTAGATAACGAAAGTACGGCAGGTATTTTTTTGCTTGCAGCTGCTGTATTTGCACTGATTTTTTCAAATGTAGGTTTTTTGCACGATATTTACAGACATTTTTTAGAACTTCCAATTGTAATAGGAGTTAGTGATTATAAGCTTGACAAACCGCTTGAATTTTGGGTAAATGACGCTTTAATGGCGATATTTTTCTTTTCTATCGGCCTGGAACTTAAAAGAGAGCGTATAGAAGGTCAACTTCGCCATTTTTCACAAGTTTTTTTACCGAGTTTTGCTGCTATTGGCGGAGTTATATTTCCTGCTGTTATTTTTGCCGTTATAAATTTTTCAGATTCTCATGCGCTTCGCGGCTGGGCGATTCCAACGGCTACTGATATCGCTTTTGCGGTCGGTGTTATGGCGCTTTTAGGACGTAGAATTCCTACCAGTCTTAAAATTTTTGTACTTACACTTGCGATAATGGATGATTTATGTGCCATCGTTATTATCGCTTTATTTTATTCGACTGCGTTAAATTTTACATATTTAGGGCTTGCATTTGTCTGCTTTTTAGTACTTTTAGTAATGTGTAAATTAAAAATTCCGCAAAAAATTCCATTTGTAATTATGAGTATTTTGCTGTGGATTTTTGTTTTACACTCAGGTATACACGCGACAATTGCCGGTGTTGCAGCAGGATTTTGTATACCTATAAATACAAGTCGCGGCAATTCAATGCTTAAAGAGATGGAAAGCTCGCTAGGATATTTTGTAAATTATGTGGTTTTGCCGCTGTTTGCATTTGCGAATGCAGGTGTGGATATGCGCGGTATGCAAATTTCTTACCTTTTCGGTCCTGTTCCGTTAGGAGTTATGCTTGGGCTATTTTTAGGTAAACAACTCGGTATTTTTACATTCAGTTGGTTTCTTATAAAAATGAATATTGTAGGTATGCCGGATCGCGCAAATTTTAAACAGTTGTATGCTGTCGCCATAATTTGCGGAATCGGCTTTACTATGGCATTATTTGTGGATAATTTAAGTTATGGCGGAAGTGATCTTTATCATCATACAGATAAGCTTGCTATTTTGCTTGGCTCTATAATTTCAGGAGTTGTCGGATATTTCGTAGCAAAAGCAGTAGGAAATAAACCAAAAAAAGGGATAAAAAATGAATACAATTGA
- the ribH gene encoding 6,7-dimethyl-8-ribityllumazine synthase, translating into MNTIEGKLTLTGKEKIAIINARFNHIITDRLVEGAKDAFMRHGGDEKNLSLILVPGAYEIPFALDLAIKSSKFDAICCVGAIIRGSTPHFDYVAAETAKGIAQTTLKYGIPVSFGVLTTENIEQAIERAGSKAGNKGFEAMSSVIEMLNLYKNLKA; encoded by the coding sequence ATGAATACAATTGAAGGAAAACTTACTTTAACCGGAAAAGAAAAAATTGCAATAATAAATGCAAGATTTAATCATATAATAACAGATCGTCTTGTTGAAGGTGCAAAAGATGCATTTATGAGACATGGCGGAGATGAAAAAAATCTGAGTTTGATTTTGGTTCCGGGAGCTTATGAAATTCCTTTTGCACTTGATTTGGCGATAAAAAGTTCAAAATTTGACGCAATTTGCTGTGTTGGGGCTATAATTCGCGGAAGTACTCCTCATTTTGATTATGTAGCAGCGGAAACTGCAAAAGGCATAGCCCAAACTACACTAAAATACGGTATTCCTGTAAGTTTTGGCGTTCTTACGACTGAAAATATCGAGCAGGCAATTGAAAGAGCCGGAAGTAAAGCCGGAAATAAAGGTTTTGAAGCAATGTCAAGCGTTATCGAGATGCTTAATTTATATAAAAATTTAAAGGCTTAA
- the nusB gene encoding transcription antitermination factor NusB: protein MATRHQVRNAVVSLLYAKEMGSEMNDFVSEYLEEKRIRNDQRKFADKLFNGVCKNVNQIDNELDKYLNEYKISQIGTVERAILRLGAYEIMYEAIDKAIIINEAIELAKELAGESSPKFINGVLDRIGKVK from the coding sequence ATGGCGACCCGTCATCAAGTTAGAAATGCTGTAGTTTCACTGCTTTATGCAAAAGAAATGGGCAGCGAGATGAATGATTTCGTAAGCGAATATCTGGAAGAAAAAAGAATACGAAACGATCAAAGAAAATTTGCAGATAAACTTTTTAACGGCGTTTGCAAAAATGTAAATCAAATAGACAATGAGCTTGATAAATATCTCAATGAGTATAAAATTTCACAAATAGGCACAGTTGAGCGTGCTATTTTGCGTCTTGGCGCATATGAAATTATGTATGAAGCAATTGATAAGGCAATTATCATAAATGAAGCGATTGAGCTTGCAAAAGAGTTGGCCGGTGAAAGTTCGCCAAAATTTATAAACGGTGTATTGGATAGAATCGGAAAAGTAAAATGA
- the pyrF gene encoding orotidine-5'-phosphate decarboxylase, whose protein sequence is MKLCVALDLASRDENLAIARALKGLDIWLKVGLRSYLRDGANFLNELKKIDDFKIFVDLKIYDIPNTMADAAEVISNIGADMINLHASSGLRAMSEVMNRLANLREKPLVLAVSALTSFSDDEFYEVYNQNIDEAVLKMSQNAKNAGLDGMVCSVFESLAIKKECGTDFITLTPGIRPFKGNSDDQKRVANIVMAKQNLSDFIVVGRPIYKSFNPRETVEKILQEIL, encoded by the coding sequence ATGAAGCTTTGTGTAGCATTGGATTTAGCTAGTAGGGATGAAAATTTAGCTATTGCTCGCGCGTTAAAAGGGCTTGATATTTGGCTAAAAGTAGGGCTTCGCTCATATCTTAGAGATGGAGCGAATTTTTTAAACGAACTTAAAAAAATAGATGATTTTAAAATTTTTGTTGATCTTAAAATTTACGATATTCCAAATACAATGGCAGATGCAGCCGAAGTGATATCGAATATAGGTGCAGATATGATAAATTTGCATGCTAGCAGCGGTTTACGAGCCATGAGCGAAGTTATGAACAGGTTGGCAAATTTGCGTGAAAAACCATTGGTACTTGCGGTTTCCGCTCTTACAAGTTTTAGCGATGACGAATTCTACGAAGTTTACAATCAAAACATAGATGAAGCGGTACTTAAAATGAGCCAAAACGCTAAAAATGCAGGACTTGACGGAATGGTTTGTTCCGTTTTTGAAAGCTTGGCAATAAAAAAAGAGTGCGGAACTGATTTTATAACTTTAACTCCTGGAATTAGACCTTTTAAAGGGAACTCTGATGATCAGAAAAGAGTCGCAAATATCGTTATGGCGAAACAAAATTTAAGTGATTTTATCGTTGTCGGTCGCCCTATTTATAAATCTTTTAATCCTCGCGAAACGGTAGAAAAAATATTGCAAGAAATTTTATAA
- a CDS encoding M48 family metallopeptidase has product MRKISFLIAALAVFLFSGCASTTKGGAIGADRSQFMIVSEQTMDENAKLAYQQTINKAKSVHALNTNPSQTKQVREISKNLIKQVGFFREDAINWDWQINVIKSDEVNAWCMPGGKIAVFTGLLNTIKPTNAELAAVIGHEIAHALREHSRERASTESTKNLGISVLAAAVGLNDTATGLVNMASQYTFSLPFSRKHESEADIIGLELMAHAGYNPNAALNLWKKMSKLNVGKKPAEFFSTHPSDENRIESLQKMLPKVMPIYEASKKQK; this is encoded by the coding sequence ATGAGAAAAATTTCTTTTTTAATTGCGGCTCTTGCAGTATTTTTATTTAGCGGTTGCGCCAGCACAACAAAAGGTGGTGCTATAGGTGCTGATAGATCTCAGTTTATGATAGTCAGCGAACAAACTATGGATGAAAATGCGAAACTGGCTTATCAGCAAACAATAAATAAAGCAAAATCCGTACATGCATTAAATACAAATCCGTCTCAAACAAAACAGGTTCGTGAAATTTCAAAAAATCTCATAAAACAAGTAGGATTTTTCCGTGAAGATGCGATAAATTGGGATTGGCAAATAAATGTCATAAAAAGTGACGAAGTAAATGCATGGTGTATGCCGGGAGGCAAAATTGCAGTTTTTACAGGGCTTTTAAATACTATAAAACCTACAAATGCCGAACTTGCAGCAGTTATAGGACATGAAATAGCTCACGCTCTACGCGAACATAGTCGCGAAAGAGCTTCAACCGAAAGTACAAAAAATCTTGGAATTTCAGTTTTGGCCGCTGCGGTAGGACTTAATGATACGGCGACAGGACTTGTAAATATGGCTTCTCAATACACTTTTTCTTTACCGTTTTCAAGAAAACATGAATCGGAAGCTGACATCATCGGTCTTGAGCTTATGGCGCACGCAGGATATAATCCGAATGCAGCTTTAAATCTTTGGAAAAAAATGTCGAAGCTGAATGTCGGTAAAAAACCGGCGGAATTTTTTTCTACTCACCCAAGCGATGAAAATCGTATAGAAAGTTTGCAAAAAATGCTTCCAAAAGTTATGCCGATTTATGAAGCATCTAAAAAGCAAAAATAA
- a CDS encoding AEC family transporter: MIYQSLFTIFILLAGGYISKLIKVLKQKQSRSLFDFVVVFALPCLIFDKIYHLNFNFSLILLIFAGFISTSLAGIISVIIGRVFKFSKPTILSMFVLSAFGNTLFVGMPVVSNVFGEEFVGEVIMYDSLAGAIPISILVPLILAMNNGEKVTIVKNIKTIIYFPPFIGLVLGLALKGFEIPEFVFAPIRMFGGSATPVALFAIGLSLGFNAIKSSYKSTVIVLFMKMILAPAIFILILQCFGAAFDKSTLIAVLESSMPTATIVCVMVMKAKLDSNLAASSVAFGLVLSVITLPILLNILTGLSTF; the protein is encoded by the coding sequence ATGATTTATCAATCTTTATTTACGATTTTTATTCTGCTTGCAGGTGGCTATATTTCCAAATTGATAAAAGTTTTAAAACAAAAACAAAGCCGCTCTTTATTTGATTTCGTTGTAGTTTTCGCATTGCCTTGTCTGATTTTTGATAAAATTTATCATTTGAATTTTAATTTTTCGCTTATCTTGCTTATTTTTGCAGGTTTTATTTCTACATCTTTGGCTGGAATTATAAGCGTAATTATCGGCAGAGTTTTTAAATTTTCAAAACCTACAATTCTTTCAATGTTTGTTTTAAGTGCTTTTGGAAATACATTATTCGTAGGAATGCCTGTAGTTTCAAATGTTTTCGGAGAGGAGTTTGTAGGCGAAGTTATTATGTATGATTCTCTTGCCGGCGCCATTCCTATTTCGATATTGGTTCCGCTTATTTTAGCTATGAATAACGGTGAAAAAGTTACGATTGTAAAAAATATCAAAACGATAATTTATTTCCCTCCTTTTATCGGACTTGTGCTTGGTCTGGCATTAAAAGGTTTTGAAATACCTGAGTTTGTTTTTGCGCCTATTAGAATGTTTGGCGGTTCCGCTACGCCCGTTGCACTTTTTGCGATTGGACTTAGCCTTGGCTTTAACGCAATTAAAAGTTCTTACAAAAGCACTGTTATTGTATTATTTATGAAGATGATTTTAGCTCCTGCAATCTTTATACTGATACTGCAATGCTTCGGCGCTGCATTTGATAAATCAACGCTAATAGCCGTTTTAGAATCATCTATGCCGACTGCAACAATTGTTTGCGTTATGGTTATGAAAGCGAAACTTGATTCAAATTTGGCCGCAAGCTCCGTAGCGTTCGGTTTGGTTTTAAGCGTAATAACATTGCCTATTTTATTGAATATCTTGACCGGACTTAGCACATTTTAA